One Carettochelys insculpta isolate YL-2023 chromosome 1, ASM3395843v1, whole genome shotgun sequence genomic window, ACTCCCTGTTAGGTTTTtgtcctgaagcatgagggtttatatccctttatatatttttttcttacctAACGTAACTGCTGATATTCTTATCatataaaaaataaatgtgtaatCTTTTTTGAATTCTAACTGAACCTTTTTCCTCCAGgtcttgtggcaatgagttctacGTTTTAATCAAATATTgtgcttttaaaatgtatttccttttattagttttatatgTAATTTTCATTTCCGTTACGTGACCACTTGTTTCTTATGAGTAAGTATAAACAGTAGTGCTACATTTACTTCTATGTAATGTAAATTAATTCTTCATGTAAAAGAAACAGATGACCCATCTGCCATATAATCTTCCTTTTCTCTGTCATTCAGTGCTTCTCCACTGGTTAACTTGTGGAGTACACAATAGAATGGTGTAGATGGCATTCTCCCTCCTGGAAACCAGTCATCTGTaacttctgtgatgtttttgtgaGCATCTGCATGAAAAGAGGAAGTGAGTTTCTAGAGATTAATTCTACAGCAGGAGCCCTAGGCCTATTTCACATACGCTTTCATCTTTGCTCCACTCTGAGTTAATAGTGTATGTTTAGCATTTTCCCTAGTTTAATGCAATATTTCAGAGGGCATGTGAAATCTAGGTTACATCAACATATCATGCTAGGTTGACATTGTGATACAATAGTGTAAAGAACCAGCTTCCTATGGCAGTCATCACTGGTCCGTTTAGCTATTACATCTACTTTAAATTTAGTGGTGACTGAAGCATGGGCCATACTTATTTATCTTTGCAAACTCTGTAAGATACGCTTAGAGAGGTTACATGTAAGAATATAACTTTTAAGGTCCAGTACCCAGGCCTTTGATGATTTCACAAGGCAAACAGGCCTATGTTAATCTTGTAAAAGAGGAATTTTTGTTATAAGATTTGATCAGCCAGCTCAGGGAGTGTGATAGCTGATCATCCATACTTCCATCTGGAAGGTTGACTCTGGATATCCTGGCCTTGATTCTGCTCCTATAGGCTAGTAGAGCCCAGGGTCTGGGAAAGCGCTTCACAAGATGAAGCAGCTGCTGCTAATGAAGACTTTTTTGGAATGTGGCCTCAgatgattttgtattttaatctGGAACACCTAAAATTAGCAACAATAACTTGAAAAATGTGACAGATGAAAAACTTCAGAAGGGATTTTGGTGCCTGCTCTAGTGAGGGAAAGCAGTCAGAAAGGCTCTTGTTTGGCTACATAggatttcccctcccacccattcatgcatctggtgaatcgggtctttgcctacaaaagctaatgctccaaaatatctgttagtctacaaggtgccacaggacttcttgttgttctcgaagctatagactgacacagctacctctctgatacttatttgcTGATGGTTACAGGATGAGTAAGTTGTACAACTGGGAATTGAACCAAGAATTCCTAATTTCCAACTCCATTGTATTACCATGAAAAGTGCTTCTTCCCTTGAATGTTTGGTAGTGAAAGAAGTTTTCCTAAACTGCAATGGAATAATAATTCTTTAAAAATCATTATGGACTACCAAAGTAAATGTGTGCAAGATACTGTGGTCAGCTgtaaatgtaaaatatatttcattACCTCTAACCACTGGTTTGTTTTTATTACTGAAGAATGAAGAAGGAAAAGAAGACTCCTACGCACATAGTGACCCTGGGGATGGAACACACACAGAGAAGGTCTGCCTAAAAGCCAGCGACTCCATGGACAGTCTCTATAGTTTAAACAGTGGCCAGAGCTCATCTAGTGAGTACAAACAATCATAGTTCTGTTCAGTCTTTTTCTCAGTTATTGAACACACCTTGAACTGTTGGTGCTGAAGACCAAAAATGTGATAATATATGGATCTTCATTCTAGCAGACCAAGATATAAAAGATCCAACGGCTGTATGCTGAAGCTAGCAAATTCTGACTGGAAGCAATGTCCCATTATTACCCCtggagggtaattaaccattggagtGCTTTTCCAGGGCTGATGCTGGATTCTTCACTGGCAATTCTTAAATCAGAATTGGATGTTTTTTTCTAATACATCTGCTCAGGTTGAAACAGGAGATAATTCAGGGAAGTCGTACAGTCTATGTTATACGGGAGGTCAGACTATATTATTTTAGTAGCTATTTCTGGCTGTCTAATCTGTGAATCAGATGTTGCCTTTTgtaacaattaaaaacaaaatgtaactCTGCAGTAATTAAGCCCAAGCTTCTCAATAAGCCTGGCCTCCTGACTACGGCTGGCCCTAGCTCTGTTACTGCCATGACCCCATCACCTGTGGACTGGTGCTTGCAGGGTCTCACACATGCAAGCCTTGTCTTACAGTGGCTGGGAACCCACTGCTCTCAGTCTGCAGATGGTTGGCCAAAAGGGGGGAACCCCACCTGATTCTGCCTCTCTGGAGAAGGTGGGAGATACCTGTCCACACAAAAGCAGCAGAGGACCTTCTCAACCCACTAAAAAAAGTACTATTTTTCCCCCAGGTAGAATAAATTGTAAGTCTGTGGAGGCACGTGATTCTCCAGTAGGAAGTGGGCCTCCTGTCTGCAGGAGGCTATCTGCTGCCAAGCTGTAGGCAAACTACTTCCCAGGGGTACCAGCCTGTACATGATGATGTTGCATTGGTTCACGTGTAGTGTGATCTGAGCAAGTTCTGTAGGCACAGGGCATTTGTACTTGAGGTTAGTGTGGCCCTGACTTGTGACTGTTTGCTTGAACGACCACATCAAGTTGAGATTAATTTTATGATCATTTTTCTGTGATGTGATTTGTGCAAACTATATGGGATTCTACTTCCAACACACTGATGCTGTCATCTAAAAACTTACTTGGATGGGAATGTTGCAGAGCTTGCTTCAATTTGCCTGACTTACTATAGTGATGTTTTTATTACTCAGCCTGGATAAAATGACAGATAGAAATGTTGATAAAATTAAAATGTCCCTCTGTAAGGCAGGTATTAGTTTATAAGATAATGAAATCGAGCCATTTCTGCGGTATTTGTTTCAATGTCTCTGAATAAACAGGAGAAGTTCAGCAGAGAGATTTCCCTAAACTACAGTTTTAAAGTACTCATTATTAACATGCAAAGGTAATATTTCATCAAGTTCCTAAATAAAATGAGCATTTTGTTAGAAGCATCATCAGTATCAAGAATTATTCCAGAGACTAAATGAAGAGCTCTGACTTCCTTTGCATAGCCTGTTTGTTACTATGCTTGATTATTGACTATATTTTTCTTGGACTATGTGAAATCTGTTTAGAGTGCGGTCTTAATTCTGTGCTCTGCATATTAGCCCCTCTGTTTCTTTACAGAATTGAATAGCTAGTAGTTCAAGGAAGGGCATTTAAATCTTCATTCTCATCTCTATTAGGTGGAGTGACCAGCTGTTCTGATGGTGCTAGCAACAGGGACAGTTTTAGACTAGATGATGAAGTCCCTTACACTGGACCATTCTGTGGAAGAGCCAAAGTACACACAGACTTCACACCAAGTCCTTATGACACTGACTCTCTCAAGATCAAGGTGAGACTGTCATCAAAACTGCTTTCTGAAGTAGAAATCAATTAGACATTTGTTTTGTAAGGGATCTGTTCATCCATTTCTGATTTTGAGTGTATAAAGTGCTTTAAAACAGACACCATCATTTTCGCAATACATTTGTGAATGGCTAGTTCATACTGAGCTGTCAAACCTACTGCTGCAGGGACTTTGAGTCACGGGACCCCACTCTACCAAGATCCAGTTGAAATATTGGTGTATGTTGTATTCGTTACACTCCAGCCCCATTGAGTGTAGAATAAGTGCTGCTTCAGACTGACTGAGAGCTCTTTGGTGATCGTGGGAAATCAGGATGACTCTTTTTAGCTTTTCAGGATAAGCTGGGGCATCTCACAAACTCAGCCCTTCTCTTACACCGGAAACCTCCATCCACTCTTTCCCTAAACCTCTTCATAAGACATACTCAAGCTATGAAAATATTCCACATTGTATTTTATAGATAAATAGACAgctatagatacacacacacacacacacacacacacacacacacacacacacacacacacacacacacacacaactgcccATAGTAAAGAAGTTTATTCCTGTGACAGTGTACAGTTGTGCTGTCTTAGAAGTAAACTGCAGAAGGAATTGTTACTCACAGAATCTTTCTTCACTGAAGAATTAGCTTGGGTGATCAGCACTTGAATAAGCCAACCCCAGGTGTAAGAGCCCTAACTGCAAAGATTTATCTTAGTTACTGAACCCTCACTGTTTTTCACTTGCCTGTTGCCATCTGGAGCGTATCCCTTTTCTGCGTATCTGCCAGGATGATCTGGGATTCTTTTATTTTATTGGGTGTCTACCTTTTGGGGGAATTGTGGGCAAGGCATTGGAGGCCTATCATCACTTGAGTGATCTAGCCTGCTATCCCCCACACCAAGTTATGGGAAGAAGTCTGGCTTAATGCACCTCCAAACCAAGTCTGGGatttttctgtgtggatggtgtgggggcaggagagggtacAAGCCCAGATTAACTATACAGTGATGATGTCCCCTATAAATCTTCCCTTATTCCTTACCACAACTCCACCCATTCCCTGTCCTTTCCTGCCCACTCTTGGCCCATCCACGATAGAAAGGAaaatagtacaggctgaacctctctagtctggcaccctcgggacctgactggtgccgaaacagagaatttgccagaccatgggaggtcaatattgtttagcagccttaccaacacttccactgcttactggtctcttagaagatacTTGGGGTAAACTAGagataaatagcagcacagatcactcagagccaggactggtggctgtaatggGACcgaggaaacttggtcacacccatgataagtggccaactggctaactaaaattatgccagattatggatgttgacagacaagggagtgctggatgagagagattaaAGTTGTAGCTCTACAGAGGCTACTTCCCATCCCGTGTATTGGGGATCCACAGACTGCATTGTATTTGCCTATACAAGCAGAAAAGGAATCCATTTTCTTCCCCCTGCTCTCTGCAGGAGTTCGTAGTGGAGCCTGGGCCAATCTTACCACAGATTACTCTGAAATTGTTCTCTGGAATTTTGTAACAGCAAAATGTATTCCCAACTTGTGAAAGAGGGTCACTTCACCCCAGAGCATTTAAGTTGTGTCAGCTCAATGATGTCTGGGTAGTTATTCTGTTCTTGCTCCATTGAGTTAACAGGGCACATATCACAAGCCATCTGCCTCAAATTTGGTTTGCCCTTTTTATTTCTTCTAGAAAGGAGACATTATAGACATCATTTGCAAAACCCCCATGGGAATATGGACAGGCATGCTGAATAACAAAGTGGGGAACTTCAAATTCATTTACGTCGATATTATTTTGGAAGAGGAAGCTACACCCAGGAAGATAAAAGCCCACAGAAGGAGCAAAAGGGCCAAACCTAAAACTTTGCAGGAACTTTTGGAGCGGGTCCATCTTCAGGTCAGCAAACACATTTCCAGCTTTGTGCGGAATATTTAGTTTGTGTGGGCTTGCTCTTATTTTTTCAATGCAGCCAAGGCCAAAATGGCAAACTCCAGCAGTTTGGAAAAGAAAGGTAACTTAGAAGATACTACATCCTTCCATTACCTAACCTGTGTTTATGTGGATGTGAGGGTGGTGGTTGACAAAACAAGGCATGAGAAAGCAGTAATCCTTCATTTAATATGACCTTTACTTAGATGGTAAGGTCCTTGGGGAAGAAGCAGCCTTTTTTATATGTATATAGAGTGCCTAGCCCCATAGGCCTCAGTTTCTGATTGGGTAGCTAAGGATTCCTGCCACACAAATCAAAAATTCAGTAACAATACAGCAACGCAGTAACAACGTTATTGCGTTGGAGTTTGTGTGGAAATAAATCACTTTTCTGCAGCAATGCACTCATGCTCAGGCACTAGAACAACACATACTCAGTTGTGGTCACCAGGAATAACACTACTTTAATCATACagccatgtatatagttctccgaATATTCCCTCTGGCTGGCACCAGTGTAAACAGAATATCCAGCCTGCTTCTGGAGCTTTGGGTTTACTCATCTCATCTTCACAAGGAAATGAAACAATGTGTGATAGGCTTGCCATCTCTCTGCTATAGCTTTTACACAACTGTTGCTCATCAGAAGCTTATCTGTTGCTCATCTTAAATTAACACACTATCATTTTGCTGCTGTAGTTCCCAACCTATAAAGTGCACCACTGAAAGAGAATCCCTTTGTGTACTCATCTTTTGGTTTATAACAGACTGGTACTTCATCTTCTTTATGACAAGAAAATGTTTTCTGCCTGAACTCAAATTGTTCTCTGAATACAGCAAATTTGAATGCTGCTTAGCCTATTTTATCAATGGAATAAATATTGTGACACAGATGTAAAACAATAATGATGATAGTATTTATATGATGCTTCAATTTCAAAGCCGTTTGCAAAGCTTACTGCATACTGCATGTTAGTGATGTAAATATCATTATAATTTGGCTGCTGATCTTCAGTGATGTCTACAGCCATTGTGGGCCCAAGGGCACGATgggatgcagggctggctcctcccgctggaaggggcagggcttagggcctCCCAGATTCTATGGCATTTGAGAGGGGTCCAGAACCGCCACTGCTATTACTTTGGCACTGGCAGCAGTCAgaactctgggctcctttgaaacactgggccccaggcaactgccccctcttcccacccccatcagcaggcctgctgatctTCATTTTACAAATCATAAATTTGAGGGGCAGAGAGGTTATGAATGGCCCACGATCATTCCTGTTTCCACCCTTATATTCCATTTACTGCTataaaaaggagaggaaaaatataTTCAGAAAGTATGTTATATTAAAACTAGGAAGGGGACCCAAGCTATAAGGTCAAACCCAGAGCCAAATGGCTACCGTGCTTAGGGTTGAATGAAGCTGGCTGGGGTTCCAAATAATCATAATTGGATTTGTCCTGTTTGAGCCAGACCCTGAAACCTGAGGGTGTTGGAATGAAGGGGTTTGGTTCAAGTTCAACTTCAATGAACAATACAAACTCTCTCTTCGTGTCTTgaaaggtttttatttttctcctgacCTATTAATGAATCATATTCTGAGTTCTGTATCAGTATTATCCCTCCAGGCAATCCAACTTTAATTTAACAATAACTAATTAGGAAATATAAAGGACAATAATGCActtaatttcattgtgtgaccTTTTGAATGGCTTATCTCATGAAGTAGACACTAAAGGATGCCAGTCCTTAGAGATATGTTCTGCAGTTACAAGTAGTCAATGACAAAAATAGAAaatctttagtaacagagagtaagccgtgatagtctatacactatcaaaacaaaaagcagtcaagtagcactttaaagactagcaaaatagtttattaggtgagcgaaagctcacctaataaactattttgctagtctttaaagtgctacttgactgctttttgttttgatagaaaatcTTTAGTTTACAAAAGGGATACAatacaaagttttttttaataaaacaattctcatgctcctcaaatTAACATGGGAGTGTTACAGATGCTGGACCAGATCCTCACATGCTATAAATCAGATTCAATGGAGataatgctgatttacaccagcaatgGGTCTGGCCTGCTGTCAGCAGTTTGGATTCCAATAGATTAGACAATGCTGCAGTTCAGTTAAATAAAGCCAATGTGTGAAGTGTTAGTATACCAGAGGTAACCTGAGACACATTGCAAGGTGCTTCATGTTATGAGAAGGATGAGGGAAGGAACAGTAACTTGGCAGCTCTCTTTCATACAAGCCCAGAGGCAATGTTGCTGACTGGGAGACTTCATGCTCCAGGAATCATGATGACTTTTCTTCCCACTTCCACCAAAATATGAAAGAAGAAACTGTGGTTATGTCTCCAGCTAAACCTGTTGATTGCTTGCTAAAGGAATTGTTTGCTTCCCCTTTTGCAGGAATACTCATCAACCCTCTTGTTAAATGGCTATGAGACTCTGGAAGATTTAAAGGACCTACAAGAGAGCCACTTAATTGAACTGAATATTACAAACCCAGAAGACAGGACAAGGTTACTGTCTGCAATTGAGAATCTACAGGACTATGAAAGTAAGTATATAAACCCATGCTCAGTGTTATGGTCTCATTTTAACTGGAGAcacaaattcatttaaaataacagtGATTTCAGCAAAGGTCCATGTATTAGACTTTGTCCTCAAATAGGAGAAATTATCTCAAGCGCTATTTTTACCCCCCTCAGAATTATATGGCTGCCTCACAATCCTCAATGTATTTGTGAGGTAGAGCAGTGCTATCATCCTGTTTTACGGataagaactgaggcacagagagtgtAGATGATACGCAGGAGGTCTGTGACAGACCAGGAAATTTGAAATGAGATCTCCAGTGTCCTAAACTTACTTCCtagaaattaattaaaatatttttggcattAGAAGTGATTTCCTGTAAGGATCTCAAGATCCTCCCCTTCCCAGGCGCTGTTCCTCCACTTTAGTCCTTGGTGACAGCTTTGAAATTGATTGGTGTTGCTGGTGTTTCTAGTACAGATCAGCAAACAATGGCTTGGATAAAACAGTAGCAGATTTCTAGTCTCAGCTTAAAAAGAAACTGAACTGGGTATTGTTTGAGATTCAGTAAGTTGCTTTAGCTTTCTCca contains:
- the SAMSN1 gene encoding SAM domain-containing protein SAMSN-1, with product MLKRKPSNASEKEKCQKPKRTSSFGSFDRFRHHSVSKADDSVEICEVETVSDIGDPGQNKMAGNGGSLGKKMRAISLTMKKKMGKKYIKALSEEMNEEGKEDSYAHSDPGDGTHTEKVCLKASDSMDSLYSLNSGQSSSSGVTSCSDGASNRDSFRLDDEVPYTGPFCGRAKVHTDFTPSPYDTDSLKIKKGDIIDIICKTPMGIWTGMLNNKVGNFKFIYVDIILEEEATPRKIKAHRRSKRAKPKTLQELLERVHLQEYSSTLLLNGYETLEDLKDLQESHLIELNITNPEDRTRLLSAIENLQDYENEQEHKNEQQPLTLSPDLSYNKSQLNDCPRDSGCYILSENSDTGKEELDPENLSDMVQMITITEPN